A single region of the Microbispora sp. ZYX-F-249 genome encodes:
- a CDS encoding PucR family transcriptional regulator, whose protein sequence is MLLQDLLASPELRLALLTGDERLDREIEGVLITDLPDPRRYLSGGELVLTGLMWRQSPADSARFVQALAEAGVAALGAGDARLGMVPDDLVDACRAHGLPLFEVPVEVSFGAVTELVARRAAAAQAGDLRGALGRHRRIVAAVAEGAGLGELFALVEAELGVTAAVVSACGTVVAGALPEERAVRLARDYLAAVRLPVVVDRGGPFTLFAVDRSHRAAGWALVCRGEVDAEIGYELAACVAMERTRAEEGRRVERRLAEQLIALACAGGDLAELSARLRTCGIDPAEPYAVVTVTASRPGATDGPDPALLGGQVTEELLDRRVVAAAGADASVALVPLRDGTLWGDRDALAALLRARTAVLAAGLPGIRVSAGVSGALTGPQAIRGGVDEAGHARRMAEARGGGVVTSDEIYTHALLLATVPGDVRSSFAGRLLGPLFDYDRRHGAELVRTLGAFLDCTGSWNACAERLHVHVNTVRYRIRRVEELTGKDLSSMADRVDLFLALRAG, encoded by the coding sequence GTGCTGTTGCAAGATCTGCTCGCCTCCCCGGAACTGCGGCTCGCCCTGCTCACGGGCGACGAGCGGCTGGACCGCGAGATCGAGGGCGTGCTCATCACCGACCTGCCCGATCCCCGGCGGTACCTGTCGGGCGGCGAGCTGGTGCTGACCGGCCTGATGTGGCGCCAGTCGCCCGCCGACTCCGCCCGGTTCGTGCAGGCCCTGGCCGAGGCAGGCGTGGCCGCGCTCGGCGCCGGCGACGCGCGGCTCGGCATGGTGCCGGACGACCTGGTGGACGCCTGCCGCGCGCACGGGCTGCCGCTGTTCGAGGTGCCGGTCGAGGTGTCGTTCGGGGCGGTCACCGAGCTCGTCGCCAGGCGCGCCGCCGCCGCCCAGGCGGGCGACCTGCGGGGCGCGCTCGGGCGGCACCGCAGGATCGTCGCGGCCGTGGCCGAAGGGGCCGGGCTCGGCGAGCTGTTCGCCCTGGTCGAGGCCGAGCTCGGCGTCACGGCCGCCGTCGTCTCCGCCTGCGGCACGGTCGTCGCGGGCGCCCTGCCCGAGGAGCGGGCCGTACGGCTGGCGCGCGACTACCTCGCCGCCGTCCGCCTGCCCGTCGTCGTGGACCGCGGCGGGCCGTTCACGCTGTTCGCCGTGGACCGTTCGCACCGGGCCGCCGGCTGGGCCCTGGTCTGCCGGGGCGAGGTCGACGCGGAGATCGGCTACGAGCTGGCGGCGTGCGTCGCCATGGAGCGGACCCGGGCGGAGGAGGGCCGCCGGGTGGAGCGCCGGCTGGCCGAGCAGCTCATCGCGCTGGCCTGCGCGGGCGGCGACCTCGCCGAGTTGTCGGCCCGGCTGCGGACCTGCGGCATCGACCCGGCCGAGCCGTACGCCGTGGTGACCGTCACGGCGAGCAGGCCCGGGGCGACGGACGGTCCCGACCCCGCCCTGCTGGGCGGGCAGGTGACGGAGGAGCTGCTGGACCGCCGGGTGGTGGCCGCGGCGGGCGCCGACGCGTCCGTGGCGCTGGTCCCGCTGCGCGACGGCACCCTCTGGGGCGACCGCGACGCGCTCGCGGCGCTGCTGCGCGCCCGTACGGCGGTGCTCGCCGCAGGGCTGCCGGGAATCCGGGTCTCGGCCGGGGTGAGCGGCGCGCTGACCGGGCCGCAGGCCATCCGGGGCGGCGTGGACGAGGCCGGCCACGCCCGGCGGATGGCCGAGGCGCGCGGCGGGGGAGTGGTCACCAGCGACGAGATCTACACGCACGCGCTGCTGCTGGCGACCGTGCCCGGCGACGTGCGCTCCTCGTTCGCCGGGCGGCTGCTGGGACCGCTGTTCGACTACGACCGGCGGCACGGCGCCGAGCTGGTGCGCACGCTCGGCGCCTTCCTCGACTGCACCGGGTCGTGGAACGCCTGCGCCGAACGGCTGCACGTCCACGTCAACACGGTGCGCTACCGGATCAGAAGGGTCGAGGAGCTGACGGGCAAGGACCTGTCGTCCATGGCCGACCGGGTCGACCTGTTCCTCGCCCTCCGCGCCGGCTAG
- a CDS encoding molybdopterin cofactor-binding domain-containing protein: MERRTTTETAAGSGRLSGLGESARRPDGTLKVTGEFAYSSDLWLEGMLWGATLRSPHPSAWIRSIDTGPALAMPGVFAVLTHEDVPGEKFYGLDIRDQPVLAVDQVRHQGEPVAIVAADHPETARRAAAAIVVDYEEREAVTDPRRAAFDPSCPAVHPRGNLVRHQPVRVGSTFEADVVVTGEYEVGMQDQAFLGPESGLAVPAEDGGVDLFVATQWLHVDQDQVAPCLGLPKDKVRLTLAGVGGAFGAREDLSMQVHASMLALRTGRPVKMVYGREESFFGHVHRHPARMRYEHGATADGRLVYVKAEILLDGGAYCSSTPAVVGNAASLGVGPYEVGNVWIDAYGVYTNNPPCGAMRGFGAVQACYAYESQMDRLAAACGLSPVEIRVRNAVSQGSRLATGQVIDTPAPLADMLAELAAMPLPPPASPDLRALPGGVAQTTHGEGVRRGVGYGVGIKNICFSEGFDDYSTARVRVELAGDEPHVLVHTAAAEVGQGLVTVQAQIARTELGIGRVTVAPADTAVGSAGSSSASRQSYVTGGAVKTACEAVRARLDALRAAHPDLSLEEVLERFGPVEETREYRHRPTFPMDPVTGQGDSHTQLALCVHRAVVDVDADLGLVKVVELAAVQDVGKILNPLALEGQIHGGSAQGLGLALMEEIQVRDGRVLNPSFTDYLIPTILDMPPMRLSILENPDPHAPYGLRGAGEPPTLSSTPAVAAAVRAATGLDLPRVPIRPEDIALAPAPAAGAQSAM; encoded by the coding sequence GTGGAGCGGCGCACGACGACTGAGACGGCGGCGGGGAGCGGGCGGCTTTCGGGCCTCGGCGAGAGCGCGCGGCGCCCCGACGGCACGCTGAAGGTGACCGGGGAGTTCGCCTACTCCTCGGACCTGTGGCTGGAGGGCATGCTCTGGGGCGCCACGCTGCGCAGCCCGCACCCGTCCGCGTGGATCCGCTCGATCGACACCGGCCCCGCGCTCGCGATGCCCGGCGTCTTCGCCGTGCTGACCCACGAGGACGTGCCCGGCGAGAAGTTCTACGGACTGGACATCCGCGACCAGCCGGTGCTCGCCGTCGACCAGGTCCGCCACCAGGGCGAGCCCGTGGCGATCGTGGCCGCCGACCATCCGGAGACCGCCCGCCGCGCCGCCGCCGCGATCGTCGTGGACTACGAGGAGCGCGAAGCGGTGACCGACCCGCGCCGGGCCGCCTTCGACCCCTCCTGCCCCGCCGTCCATCCGCGGGGGAACCTCGTACGGCACCAGCCGGTCAGGGTGGGGAGCACCTTCGAGGCCGACGTGGTCGTCACCGGCGAGTACGAGGTCGGCATGCAGGACCAGGCGTTCCTCGGGCCCGAGTCGGGCCTCGCCGTGCCCGCCGAGGACGGCGGGGTGGACCTGTTCGTCGCCACCCAGTGGCTGCACGTCGACCAGGACCAGGTGGCGCCGTGCCTGGGCCTGCCGAAGGACAAGGTGCGGCTGACGCTCGCCGGGGTCGGCGGCGCCTTCGGCGCCAGGGAGGACCTGTCGATGCAGGTCCACGCCTCGATGCTGGCGCTGCGGACGGGCCGCCCGGTCAAGATGGTGTACGGCCGCGAGGAGTCGTTCTTCGGCCACGTCCACCGGCATCCCGCCCGGATGCGCTACGAGCACGGCGCGACGGCCGACGGGCGGCTCGTCTACGTGAAGGCCGAGATCCTGCTCGACGGCGGCGCCTACTGCTCCTCCACCCCCGCCGTGGTCGGCAACGCCGCGTCGCTGGGCGTCGGGCCGTACGAGGTGGGCAACGTGTGGATCGACGCGTACGGCGTCTACACCAACAACCCGCCCTGCGGGGCGATGCGCGGGTTCGGGGCGGTGCAGGCCTGCTACGCCTACGAGTCCCAGATGGACCGCCTGGCCGCGGCCTGCGGGCTGTCGCCGGTCGAGATCCGCGTCCGCAACGCGGTGTCACAGGGGTCGCGCCTGGCCACCGGGCAGGTGATCGACACCCCCGCGCCGCTGGCGGACATGCTCGCGGAACTGGCCGCGATGCCGCTGCCGCCGCCCGCCTCCCCGGACCTGCGGGCGCTGCCGGGCGGCGTCGCGCAGACGACGCACGGCGAGGGCGTGCGGCGCGGCGTGGGCTACGGCGTCGGCATCAAGAACATCTGCTTCTCCGAGGGCTTCGACGACTACTCGACGGCACGGGTGCGCGTCGAGCTCGCCGGGGACGAACCGCACGTGCTCGTCCACACCGCCGCCGCCGAGGTGGGCCAGGGGCTCGTGACCGTCCAGGCCCAGATCGCGCGTACGGAGCTCGGGATCGGCAGGGTCACGGTCGCCCCGGCCGACACCGCGGTCGGCTCCGCCGGGTCCTCCTCGGCGTCCCGCCAGTCGTACGTCACCGGCGGGGCGGTCAAGACGGCGTGCGAGGCGGTGCGGGCGCGGCTCGACGCGCTGCGGGCGGCCCATCCGGACCTGTCCCTGGAGGAGGTGCTCGAGCGGTTCGGGCCGGTCGAGGAGACACGGGAGTACCGCCACCGGCCCACGTTCCCGATGGACCCCGTCACGGGCCAGGGCGACTCCCACACGCAGCTCGCGTTGTGCGTGCACCGGGCGGTCGTCGACGTCGACGCCGACCTGGGCCTGGTCAAGGTGGTCGAGCTGGCCGCCGTGCAGGACGTCGGGAAGATCCTCAACCCCCTGGCCCTGGAGGGGCAGATCCACGGCGGCTCCGCGCAGGGCCTGGGCCTGGCGCTGATGGAGGAGATCCAGGTCAGGGACGGCCGGGTGCTCAACCCCTCGTTCACCGACTACCTGATCCCCACCATCCTCGACATGCCGCCGATGCGGCTGTCCATCCTGGAGAACCCCGACCCCCACGCGCCGTACGGCCTGCGGGGCGCGGGCGAGCCGCCCACGCTCTCGTCGACCCCCGCGGTGGCCGCGGCGGTCAGGGCCGCGACCGGGCTGGATCTCCCCCGGGTCCCGATCCGGCCCGAGGACATCGCGCTGGCGCCCGCTCCCGCGGCCGGCGCTCAGTCGGCGATGTAG
- a CDS encoding SecDF P1 head subdomain-containing protein, whose amino-acid sequence MHNAPVPGNEEPGPWPGGLTSGAETAPMPKPVGSEGRGGAPGEYDWFAGPGAEGETSVLPAAGGGGRDDTLTGPVRVPGDPLRDPLPGPGGVPGEPSAAGRFDDPLRDPLPGPGGAGRFDDPLGDPLGVPPAPHEPVDPLGVPGDPLRDPLLGPGGVPGEPGGAGRFDDPLGVTVPGEVPGAPLAPLDEPVEPVPPDLPAVPGGPAEGGADGPGDGPPAPAGPSEPRAARGTTIALVVALVLVVVMSGVLGAVAVIMTRNPDAPPLKQTSVRTLLTPVHFAPVTGVGPAPCTGTDAIPDDKGTSCYQLDPGVTVTTVQKIEEVPESDGTYSIRLVLSPSSQEQIAALTRETVKQQLAVVVGEKVVAAPRVAQEITQDSLGIAGFDKAQADAIMALLTGSAPAGQQPNPAASPSAADAGQPGGGGTQPDGTQQGGTQPGGTQQGGTQPDGTQQGGTQPGGTQQGGTQQGGTQPGGGQPTIEQFQ is encoded by the coding sequence ATGCACAACGCGCCCGTGCCGGGGAACGAGGAGCCCGGTCCGTGGCCCGGCGGCCTGACATCGGGAGCCGAGACGGCGCCCATGCCGAAGCCGGTCGGCTCCGAGGGCCGCGGCGGCGCGCCCGGCGAGTACGACTGGTTCGCTGGCCCCGGGGCCGAGGGAGAGACGTCCGTTCTGCCCGCCGCCGGCGGTGGGGGGCGGGACGACACGCTGACCGGGCCGGTCCGCGTGCCCGGCGACCCCCTCCGTGACCCGCTGCCCGGGCCCGGCGGTGTGCCGGGCGAGCCCAGTGCCGCGGGCCGGTTCGACGACCCGCTCCGTGACCCGCTGCCCGGGCCCGGTGGCGCGGGCCGGTTCGACGACCCGCTCGGCGACCCGCTCGGCGTGCCTCCTGCGCCCCACGAGCCTGTCGACCCCCTCGGCGTGCCCGGTGACCCGCTCCGTGACCCGCTGCTGGGGCCCGGCGGTGTGCCGGGCGAGCCCGGTGGCGCGGGCCGGTTCGACGACCCGCTGGGCGTGACCGTACCCGGTGAGGTTCCCGGCGCCCCGCTCGCCCCGCTCGACGAGCCGGTGGAGCCGGTCCCGCCCGACCTGCCCGCGGTGCCCGGCGGCCCGGCCGAGGGCGGAGCGGACGGTCCGGGCGACGGGCCGCCCGCCCCCGCCGGCCCCTCGGAGCCGAGGGCGGCCAGGGGGACCACGATCGCCCTCGTCGTCGCCCTCGTGCTGGTGGTCGTCATGTCCGGCGTCCTCGGCGCCGTCGCCGTGATCATGACCCGCAACCCGGACGCCCCGCCGCTCAAGCAGACATCCGTACGCACCCTGCTGACGCCGGTGCACTTCGCTCCGGTCACCGGGGTGGGACCGGCGCCGTGCACGGGGACGGACGCGATCCCCGACGACAAGGGCACTTCCTGCTACCAGCTCGATCCGGGGGTCACGGTCACCACGGTGCAGAAGATCGAGGAGGTGCCGGAGAGCGACGGCACCTATTCGATCCGGCTCGTGCTGTCCCCCTCCAGCCAGGAGCAGATCGCCGCGCTCACCCGCGAGACGGTCAAGCAGCAACTCGCCGTCGTGGTGGGGGAGAAGGTGGTGGCCGCCCCGCGGGTCGCCCAGGAGATCACCCAGGACAGCCTCGGCATCGCGGGCTTCGACAAGGCGCAGGCCGACGCGATCATGGCCCTGCTGACCGGCTCCGCCCCCGCGGGACAGCAGCCGAACCCGGCCGCCTCGCCCTCCGCCGCCGACGCCGGGCAGCCCGGTGGCGGTGGCACCCAGCCGGACGGCACCCAGCAGGGCGGGACGCAGCCCGGCGGGACGCAGCAAGGGGGCACCCAGCCGGACGGCACGCAGCAGGGCGGGACCCAGCCCGGCGGGACGCAGCAGGGTGGGACTCAGCAGGGTGGGACGCAGCCCGGCGGCGGCCAGCCCACGATCGAGCAGTTCCAGTGA
- the ald gene encoding alanine dehydrogenase, with translation MKVGVPREIKTHEYRVALTPAGVNEFVRKGHRVLVEKGAGQGSAIPDEDFAAAGAVILGTADEVWGEGDLILKVKEPVPDEYHRMRKGQVLFTYLHLAASEPCTRAMLESGVTGIAYETVQKPDRTLPLLAPMSEVAGRLAPQVGAYHLMRQGGGRGVLMSGVPGTYPAKVAVIGAGVSGMNAAAVAMGMRAQVLLLDRDVDRLRHADLVYRGGCQTVASNAYEIERAVVDADMVIGAVLVPGAKAPTLVSNDLVSRMKPGSVLVDISIDQGGCFEDSRPTTHADPVYRVHGSVFYCVANMPGAVPHTSTYALTNVTLPYALAIADMGWREALTADPALALGLSTHQGHLTSRPVAEAHGLEAVPVDRVLVS, from the coding sequence ATGAAGGTGGGAGTTCCCCGAGAGATCAAGACGCACGAATACCGGGTCGCGCTCACACCCGCGGGGGTCAACGAGTTCGTCCGCAAGGGTCACCGGGTCCTCGTCGAGAAGGGCGCGGGACAGGGGTCGGCGATCCCCGACGAGGACTTCGCCGCCGCCGGGGCCGTCATCCTCGGCACGGCGGACGAGGTGTGGGGCGAGGGCGACCTGATCCTGAAGGTCAAGGAACCGGTGCCGGACGAGTATCACCGGATGCGCAAGGGCCAGGTGCTGTTCACCTATCTCCACCTGGCCGCTTCGGAGCCGTGCACCCGGGCCATGCTGGAGTCGGGCGTGACGGGCATCGCGTACGAGACCGTGCAGAAACCCGACCGCACGCTGCCGCTGCTCGCTCCCATGTCGGAGGTCGCCGGACGGCTGGCGCCGCAGGTGGGCGCCTACCATCTCATGCGCCAGGGCGGCGGCCGCGGAGTGCTGATGAGCGGCGTCCCCGGCACCTACCCGGCCAAGGTGGCGGTGATCGGCGCGGGTGTGTCGGGCATGAACGCCGCCGCGGTCGCCATGGGCATGCGGGCCCAGGTGCTGCTGCTGGACCGCGACGTCGACCGGCTGCGCCACGCCGACCTCGTCTACCGGGGAGGCTGCCAGACCGTGGCGTCCAACGCGTACGAGATCGAGCGGGCGGTGGTGGACGCGGACATGGTGATCGGCGCGGTGCTCGTGCCGGGCGCCAAGGCGCCGACCCTGGTGAGCAACGACCTCGTCTCCCGGATGAAGCCGGGGTCGGTGCTCGTGGACATCTCCATCGACCAGGGCGGCTGCTTCGAGGACTCACGGCCGACCACGCACGCCGACCCGGTCTACCGCGTGCACGGGTCGGTGTTCTACTGCGTGGCCAACATGCCGGGGGCGGTGCCGCACACCTCGACGTACGCGCTGACCAACGTCACCCTGCCGTACGCGCTGGCGATCGCGGACATGGGCTGGCGCGAGGCGCTGACCGCCGACCCCGCGCTCGCCCTCGGTCTGAGCACCCACCAGGGGCATCTCACGAGCCGCCCGGTGGCCGAGGCCCACGGGCTGGAAGCCGTGCCCGTGGACCGCGTGCTGGTTTCCTGA
- a CDS encoding DUF3105 domain-containing protein has product MTKEKTQARREHLARMRAEQKRKERRAALLMWGIGGLVIVVLVALVAVWVVKDRSAKSLDAVKTYTYKGSDHSWTKVSYKENPPVGGPHNYYWQNCGIYDKPIHNEHGVHSLEHGAVWITYSPDLPKAEVDKLKTIASADYMLLSPYPGLPTKIVASSWNHQVTLNSADDPRLTQFVKKYKQNPTTTPEYGASCTGGIGTTSEQPLPPEPSASGNPQEPMASTAPSN; this is encoded by the coding sequence ATGACCAAGGAGAAGACGCAGGCGAGGCGTGAGCACCTCGCTCGCATGCGCGCCGAGCAGAAGCGCAAGGAGCGGCGCGCCGCGCTTCTCATGTGGGGTATAGGCGGCCTCGTGATCGTCGTCCTTGTCGCCCTCGTCGCGGTGTGGGTGGTCAAGGACCGCTCGGCCAAGTCGCTCGACGCGGTGAAGACCTACACGTACAAGGGTTCCGACCACTCGTGGACCAAGGTCTCCTACAAGGAGAACCCGCCCGTCGGCGGCCCGCACAACTACTACTGGCAGAACTGCGGCATCTACGACAAGCCGATCCACAACGAGCATGGTGTCCACTCCCTTGAGCACGGCGCGGTGTGGATCACCTACAGCCCCGACCTGCCCAAGGCCGAGGTGGACAAGCTGAAGACCATCGCCTCCGCGGACTACATGCTGCTGAGCCCCTACCCGGGCCTGCCCACCAAGATCGTGGCCAGCTCCTGGAACCACCAGGTCACGCTGAACTCCGCGGACGACCCCCGGCTGACGCAGTTCGTGAAGAAGTACAAGCAGAACCCGACCACCACCCCCGAGTACGGCGCGTCCTGCACGGGCGGCATCGGCACCACCTCGGAGCAGCCGCTCCCGCCGGAGCCGTCGGCGTCGGGCAACCCGCAGGAGCCGATGGCGAGCACGGCGCCGTCCAACTGA
- a CDS encoding DUF305 domain-containing protein translates to MSTDIDAPVETARPARRSLSALGLVAVLLAVAALVVFFTRSGTPGDASPEAGFARDMGVHHAQAVEMSFVLRDKTSDEPLRSLAYDIITTQSTQRGIFMGWLQQWGLDQSSGRPAMAWMSGHGHGGPASSATTPAAAMPGMATEEEMNRLRQATGRDAEVLFLQLMIRHHQGGVEMAEGLLKLSDRDEVRALAQHIVDGQNAEIRMMKDLLAKRGAQPLPAP, encoded by the coding sequence ATGAGCACTGACATCGACGCTCCTGTGGAGACCGCTCGCCCGGCCCGGCGCTCCCTTTCCGCCCTCGGACTGGTCGCCGTCCTCCTCGCGGTGGCGGCGCTCGTGGTGTTCTTCACCAGGTCCGGGACGCCGGGGGACGCCTCCCCCGAGGCCGGTTTCGCCAGGGACATGGGAGTCCACCACGCCCAGGCGGTGGAGATGTCCTTCGTCCTCAGGGACAAGACCTCCGACGAGCCGCTGCGCAGCCTGGCGTACGACATCATCACGACGCAGAGCACGCAGCGTGGAATTTTCATGGGCTGGCTCCAGCAGTGGGGCCTGGACCAGAGCTCCGGCCGTCCCGCGATGGCCTGGATGTCCGGGCACGGGCACGGCGGGCCGGCCTCCTCCGCCACCACGCCGGCCGCGGCGATGCCCGGCATGGCGACGGAGGAGGAGATGAACCGGCTCCGCCAGGCCACGGGCAGGGACGCCGAGGTGCTCTTCCTCCAGCTCATGATCCGCCATCACCAGGGCGGCGTGGAGATGGCCGAGGGCCTGCTCAAGTTGTCGGACCGCGACGAGGTGCGCGCGCTCGCCCAGCACATCGTGGACGGCCAGAACGCCGAGATCCGCATGATGAAGGACCTGCTGGCCAAGCGGGGAGCCCAGCCGCTCCCCGCACCGTAG
- a CDS encoding ammonium transporter yields the protein MPVNTDSGATAWLLACTALVLLMTPGLAFFYGGMVRTKSVLNMIMMSFVSIALVTIAWLAAGYSLVFGDDLGGLGLIGGLDHLGLHGITTRSVTGQVPTLLFATFQLTFAVITAALISGAIADRANFSAWMVFVPVWALVVYAPIAHWVWGPGGWIHGMGTLDYAGGLVVEIASGASGLAMALVLGPRIGFKAEAMRPHNLPLVLLGAGLLWFGWFGFNAGSALAADGTAAAVFLNTLAAGCTGLLGWLLVERRRDGRPTTFGVASGIVAGLVAITPSCGSVDVLGALVIGLAAGMICSQAVGWKFRHGYDDSLDVVGVHLVGGIVGTLLIGLLATRSLTGADGPRGLLYGGGLAQLGKQAVAIVVVAVYAFAVTYAIGRLIHRLMGFRVSEEDEMSGVDLALHAETAYDHGVLDHAVRMGPVTALRERARNHERAQDPRPAT from the coding sequence ATGCCGGTGAACACGGACAGCGGTGCGACCGCATGGCTCCTGGCCTGTACCGCGCTCGTCCTGCTGATGACGCCGGGCCTGGCCTTCTTCTACGGCGGCATGGTCCGGACGAAGAGCGTGCTCAACATGATCATGATGAGCTTCGTCTCGATCGCCCTGGTCACCATCGCGTGGCTCGCCGCCGGCTACAGCCTGGTGTTCGGCGACGACCTCGGCGGCCTGGGACTGATCGGCGGCCTCGACCATCTCGGGCTGCACGGCATCACCACGAGATCGGTCACCGGGCAGGTGCCGACGCTTCTGTTCGCCACCTTCCAGCTCACCTTCGCCGTCATCACCGCCGCGCTGATCAGCGGTGCCATCGCCGACCGCGCGAACTTCTCCGCCTGGATGGTCTTCGTCCCTGTATGGGCGCTCGTGGTCTACGCCCCCATCGCGCACTGGGTGTGGGGTCCCGGAGGCTGGATCCACGGCATGGGCACCCTCGACTACGCGGGCGGCCTGGTCGTGGAGATCGCCTCGGGCGCCTCCGGGCTGGCCATGGCGCTGGTGCTCGGGCCCCGCATCGGGTTCAAGGCCGAGGCCATGCGACCGCACAACCTGCCCCTGGTGCTGCTCGGCGCGGGGCTGCTGTGGTTCGGGTGGTTCGGCTTCAACGCGGGTTCGGCGCTCGCGGCCGACGGCACCGCCGCCGCCGTCTTCCTCAACACCCTGGCCGCGGGCTGCACCGGACTGCTGGGCTGGCTGCTGGTGGAGCGGCGCCGCGACGGCCGTCCCACCACGTTCGGGGTCGCCTCGGGCATCGTGGCCGGACTGGTCGCGATCACGCCGTCGTGCGGCTCCGTCGACGTGCTGGGCGCCCTGGTGATCGGTCTGGCCGCCGGGATGATCTGTTCGCAGGCGGTCGGCTGGAAGTTCCGGCACGGCTACGACGACTCTCTGGACGTGGTCGGGGTCCATCTGGTCGGCGGCATCGTCGGCACCCTGCTGATCGGGCTGCTGGCCACCCGGTCGCTCACCGGCGCCGACGGCCCGCGGGGCCTGCTGTACGGGGGCGGGCTCGCCCAGCTGGGCAAGCAGGCCGTGGCGATCGTGGTGGTCGCGGTGTACGCCTTCGCGGTCACCTATGCGATCGGCAGGCTGATCCACCGGCTGATGGGTTTCCGGGTGAGCGAGGAGGACGAGATGTCCGGTGTCGATCTGGCACTGCATGCGGAGACCGCGTACGACCACGGCGTGCTCGACCACGCCGTCCGGATGGGCCCGGTCACGGCGCTGCGCGAGCGCGCCCGGAACCACGAGCGTGCGCAGGACCCGCGACCGGCGACGTAG